In one Rutidosis leptorrhynchoides isolate AG116_Rl617_1_P2 chromosome 8, CSIRO_AGI_Rlap_v1, whole genome shotgun sequence genomic region, the following are encoded:
- the LOC139862694 gene encoding U-box domain-containing protein 62-like translates to MASEEISLVLSHCPNNHPQLLFQDDSISPFRRNPPQHPHHLTVNTINNNSNNDRTTRELTGFIEHQNRHYQPQSTTEFRSETGPVYDRGSHGWEPRNGPHSSSDGSDSDDNDNDNDEDEKSNVSKNSIHEKNGNGKRNNISSTGIDVRSSSTESQLQTQLCQYQNAITVADPGGELYYSQHINGVEGSGSGIKDVLIDNGCGFSGRKDVSSSSGSGDSLRTILSDPLTGVLMDDAMILPCGHSFGSSGMQYVMRVRACYTCSQPVSEGSVAPNLSLQTAVQAFRREEELQIYRVSKRRNISDKDRSTYGDIAFADQSRGRGVQFPFCVTERVIIKGNKRTPPRFVGREAVVMTQCLNGWCVVKTLDNAESVKLQYRSLAKVQDSQSSNIASSKISTPNWL, encoded by the exons ATGGCTTCTGAAGAGATCTCTTTAGTCCTCTCACACTGTCCAAATAACCACCCGCAGCTCCTCTTCCAAGACGATTCCATCTCACCATTCCGCCGCAATCCACCGCAACACCCCCACCATCTCACCGTAAACACAATTAACAACAACAGTAACAATGATAGAACCACGCGTGAGCTAACTGGTTTTATCGAGCATCAAAACCGACACTATCAACCACAATCCACTACTGAATTCCGCTCCGAAACCGGCCCGGTTTATGACCGTGGTAGCCATGGCTGGGAGCCCAGAAATGGGCCGCATTCAAGTTCTGATGGATCCGATagcgatgataatgataatgataatgatgaagatgaaaaaAGTAACGTTAGTAAAAATAGCATTCATGAAAAAAATGGTAATGGAAAAAGGAATAATATTTCTTCAACCG GTATTGATGTGAGATCGAGTTCGACTGAGAGTCAGTTGCAAACACAGTTATGTCAGTACCAGAATGCTATAACAGTTGCAGACCCAGGCGGTGAATTGTACTACTCTCAGCATATTAATGGGGTGGAGGGTTCAGGAAGTGGTATTAAAGATGTGTTGATTGATAATGGTTGTGGATTTAGTGGACGAAAAGATGTTTCGAGTTCTAGTGGATCAGGGGATTCCTTGAGGACGATACTCTCGGATCCGTTGAC AGGTGTTCTTATGGATGATGCTATGATATTACCTTGCGGCCATTCTTTTGGTAGCAGTGGAATGCAATATGTTATGAGGGTG AGAGCATGCTACACATGTTCACAGCCTGTATCGGAAGGATCAGTTGCTCCAAATCTAT CTCTGCAAACCGCCGTTCAAGCATTCCGTAGGGAAGAAGAGTTGCAAATTTACCGTGTCTCTAAAAGAAGAAACATATCAGACAAG GATAGAAGTACGTATGGTGATATAGCTTTCGCAGACCAATCTAGGGGCCGCGGCGTTCAATTTCCATTTTGTGTGACTGAACGCGTAATTATCAAG GGTAATAAAAGGACGCCTCCCCGCTTTGTTGGTCGTGAAGCCGTTGTAATGACTCAGTGCTTAAACGGATG GTGTGTTGTGAAGACGCTTGATAATGCGGAAAGTGTTAAACTACAATATCGGTCTCTAGCGAAAGTTCAAGATTCTCAGTCCTCAAACATAGCTTCAAGTAAGATATCGACACCAAATTGGCTCTAG
- the LOC139862459 gene encoding transcription factor RF2b-like, producing MQDSSKPKNAPPFPFRPSHHRRAHSEMNFRLPDDLDLASDPYDGPSGSFEEFGAEEDLFSTYMDIEKLGSSLNDDAVLNNNAGGGDGDGVDGDKSNSRPRHRHSNSVDNSSFLNESIEAKKAMAPEKLAELWTLDPKRAKRILANRQSAARSKERKARYMSELERKVQTLQTETTTLSAQLTLFQRDTTGLSSEKTELKLRLQAMEQQARLRDALNEALKQEVENLRIATGEIARCSDGYNFGMHQVPYNQSNFFANHQQSEQQQYQNTHLSNMSNNHHQHHQFETLQQDPLGRFQGLDISNRVNPHLVKSEGPSISASESSSTF from the exons ATGCAAGATTCTTCAAAACCGAAAAATGCGCCACCGTTTCCGTTTAGGCCGTCTCATCACCGGCGAGCACATTCCGAGATGAACTTCCGGTTACCGGACGATCTAGATCTAGCTTCAGATCCGTACGACGGACCTTCTGGAAGCTTCGAAGAATTCGGAGCTGAAGAAGACCTGTTTTCTACTTATATGGATATTGAGAAGCTCGGATCTAGCTTGAACGACGACGCCGTTTTGAATAATAATGCTGGTGGAGGTGACGGAGACGGCGTTGACGGAGATAAGAGTAATAGTAGACCTAGACATAGGCATAGTAATTCGGTTGATAATTCAAGTTTTTTAAATGAAAGTATTGAAGCTAAGAAAGCAATGGCTCCTGAAAAACTTGCTGAATTGTGGACACTTGATCCGAAACGAGCTAAGAG GATTTTGGCAAATCGACAATCCGCCGCGCGTTCGAAAGAGAGGAAGGCGCGTTATATGTCTGAACTTGAGAGGAAAGTTCAGACCCTGCAAACTGAAACAACCACCCTTTCAGCACAACTGACATTGTTCCAG AGAGATACGACTGGCTTGTCTTCTGAAAAAACAGAACTTAAGCTTCGGTTACAAGCTATGGAACAACAAGCTCGTTTACGTGACG CTCTAAATGAAGCACTGAAACAAGAAGTTGAAAATCTAAGAATAGCAACAGGAGAAATAGCAAGGTGTTCAGATGGTTACAATTTTGGGATGCACCAAGTTCCCTACAACCAATCAAACTTCTTTGCGAACCATCAACAGTCTGAGCAACAGCAATACCAAAACACGCACCTGTCCAATATGTCAAACAACCACCACCAACACCATCAATTTGAAACACTACAACAGGACCCACTTGGCCGATTTCAGGGGCTTGATATAAGTAACAGAGTTAATCCTCATCTTGTTAAATCTGAAGGCCCTTCAATCTCAGCCAGTGAAAGCAGCAGCACATTTTGA